A region of Paenibacillus sp. JNUCC-31 DNA encodes the following proteins:
- a CDS encoding response regulator transcription factor, producing MNSILVVDDDSHIRKLIRIYLEKSQFSVVEAADGQEALELLSHTKIDLAIVDVMMPRINGIELTEDIRSYMDMPILMVTAKGESKDKVRGFNAGSDDYLVKPFDPVELILRVKSLLKRYNKISSNVIHIGGVTIDLGNLTVVAADRTVELKKKECELLFALASSSGQILTRTQLIEDIWGMDYEGDERTVDVHIKRLRERLESIPELVISTVRGLGYRLELA from the coding sequence ATGAACTCCATTCTTGTGGTTGATGATGATTCCCATATCCGCAAACTAATTCGAATTTATCTCGAAAAAAGTCAATTTTCCGTAGTGGAAGCGGCTGATGGTCAAGAAGCACTGGAACTCTTATCTCATACAAAAATCGATTTAGCGATTGTGGATGTGATGATGCCTCGGATCAATGGTATTGAATTGACGGAAGATATTCGATCTTATATGGATATGCCGATTCTGATGGTGACTGCCAAAGGCGAATCCAAGGATAAAGTCAGAGGATTTAATGCAGGTTCAGACGATTATTTAGTAAAACCTTTTGACCCTGTAGAGTTAATCTTGCGAGTGAAATCGTTATTGAAGAGATACAACAAGATATCATCGAATGTGATTCACATAGGTGGTGTAACGATTGACTTGGGCAATTTGACAGTTGTTGCAGCAGATCGAACGGTTGAATTGAAAAAAAAGGAATGTGAATTGTTATTTGCTCTGGCGAGTTCGTCAGGGCAAATATTAACACGCACACAGCTTATTGAAGATATATGGGGAATGGATTACGAAGGCGATGAGCGCACAGTTGACGTGCATATCAAACGGTTAAGAGAACGATTGGAGTCGATCCCTGAGCTCGTAATTTCGACAGTAAGAGGACTTGGATATCGTCTGGAGCTGGCATGA
- a CDS encoding sensor histidine kinase — protein MKMVRKSLRLRIVATFIGIVLASLILSFIINIRSQEKTPNHSILGVAEDIAAIINLIDDPEKVESSFDIFARYGLNITSVNEHSEVLSSLPKEKVNSLFKASPADAVILSNKDGTAIVGVPGMNDKIGALLIQSDFSSIFHNLRNTLLISLFTVLVIGSLLILFMSGYIVKPIKRLTVAAKKMASGDLSVRLKHHNQDEFGELMESFNHMASELQKIDSVRDDFVSNVSHEMQSPLTSIRGFTKALQDGVIPLEEQKEHLDIIYEETLRLSRLSDNLLRLASLDSEHHPFNFTTFQLDEQLRRTIVLAEPQWALKNIKIELDLLPCEITVDKDLFDQVWQNLMNNAIKYTGQEGTIHVEIEMSTPFVKVCIRDSGQGIPEEALPYIFDRFYMVDKARSSSLKGNGLGLSIVIKILKLHHCTIDVESSVGEGTQFTVKIPRLVTTT, from the coding sequence ATGAAAATGGTGAGGAAAAGCCTGCGTCTTCGAATCGTAGCTACATTTATTGGTATTGTTCTTGCCAGTTTGATTCTCTCCTTTATAATTAATATTCGTTCTCAGGAAAAGACTCCGAACCATTCTATTCTCGGCGTTGCTGAAGATATCGCAGCAATCATAAACCTGATCGATGATCCGGAGAAAGTTGAATCAAGCTTTGATATCTTTGCACGATACGGCTTGAACATAACTTCTGTGAATGAACACAGTGAAGTTCTTTCTTCCTTACCAAAGGAAAAAGTTAATTCGTTATTTAAGGCGAGTCCAGCCGATGCGGTTATTTTATCCAACAAAGATGGAACTGCAATTGTGGGTGTTCCCGGAATGAACGATAAGATCGGTGCACTTCTGATCCAAAGTGATTTTTCGTCCATTTTTCATAATCTGAGAAACACGCTCCTCATATCGCTATTTACAGTCTTGGTCATTGGAAGCTTATTAATCCTGTTCATGTCGGGGTACATTGTGAAGCCGATCAAAAGGCTAACGGTTGCAGCCAAGAAAATGGCATCAGGCGATTTATCGGTTCGGTTGAAGCATCATAATCAAGATGAGTTCGGTGAGTTGATGGAGAGTTTTAATCATATGGCCAGCGAGTTGCAAAAAATAGATTCTGTTCGTGATGACTTTGTCAGCAACGTTTCCCATGAAATGCAGTCTCCGCTTACATCGATTAGAGGATTCACGAAAGCGCTGCAAGATGGCGTTATTCCATTAGAAGAGCAGAAAGAACATTTGGATATCATATATGAGGAAACATTACGCCTGTCCAGGCTTAGTGATAATCTACTTCGATTAGCCTCTCTTGATTCGGAGCATCATCCGTTTAATTTCACCACATTCCAGTTAGATGAACAGTTAAGAAGGACTATCGTACTGGCGGAACCACAGTGGGCACTCAAAAATATAAAGATTGAATTGGATTTATTACCTTGCGAAATCACGGTGGATAAAGACCTGTTCGATCAGGTCTGGCAAAATTTAATGAACAATGCGATAAAATATACAGGGCAAGAGGGAACCATTCATGTAGAGATTGAGATGTCTACACCATTTGTGAAGGTATGTATTAGAGATTCAGGACAAGGCATACCGGAGGAAGCCCTTCCTTATATCTTCGATCGATTTTATATGGTAGACAAAGCACGTAGCAGCTCGCTTAAAGGGAATGGATTGGGGCTTTCCATTGTGATTAAAATTTTGAAGCTGCATCATTGTACAATCGATGTGGAGAGTAGCGTTGGAGAAGGCACACAGTTTACCGTAAAGATTCCCAGGTTGGTTACTACAACCTGA
- a CDS encoding MFS transporter has protein sequence MQNPSYLAHAHSEGHAGMSRLVALLFALCSGLAVANIYYAQPLLDSVAEEFSITHSSIGIVITVTQVCYALGLLLLVPLGDLVNRRKLIIIQMLLSVIALITVGISSSSRMLFMGMAAIGLLAVITQTLVAFAASLAAPSERGRIVGLVTSGIVIGILLARTIAGTLNDWIGWRSVYLFSATLTLFGIITLFFVLPKREPDREKLSYTQLIVSVLQLYRELPILRVRGVLAMLIFTAFSTLWTSMVLPLSAPPLSLSHTAIGAFGLAGAAGALAAARAGRLADRGFGQKTTGAALIILLISWLPMGYVHHSLWLLVAGVIMLDLAVQAVHVTNQSLIYEVRPEAQSRLTAAYMIFYSIGSATGSIASTQVYALAGWTGVCWLGAGVSAAALLFWAFTLNRVYSTPR, from the coding sequence ATGCAAAATCCATCTTATCTAGCACATGCTCACAGCGAAGGACATGCGGGCATGTCACGTCTTGTCGCGCTGTTATTTGCGCTGTGCAGCGGACTGGCGGTAGCCAATATTTATTACGCCCAGCCTTTGCTCGACTCCGTGGCTGAGGAGTTCAGTATCACTCATTCATCCATTGGGATTGTGATCACCGTAACCCAAGTCTGTTACGCTCTCGGGTTGTTATTACTCGTGCCCCTCGGTGATCTGGTGAATCGACGCAAGCTGATCATCATCCAGATGCTTTTATCCGTAATCGCCCTGATAACCGTTGGCATCTCATCATCCAGCCGGATGTTATTCATGGGAATGGCCGCGATCGGATTGCTCGCCGTGATTACACAAACACTCGTTGCCTTTGCCGCCTCCCTGGCTGCACCTTCAGAACGAGGGCGCATCGTCGGTCTGGTCACAAGCGGAATCGTCATAGGTATATTGCTGGCACGAACCATAGCAGGCACCTTAAACGATTGGATCGGTTGGAGATCGGTTTATCTCTTCTCTGCTACTCTGACATTATTCGGGATTATCACCTTATTTTTTGTCCTACCAAAACGTGAACCTGATCGAGAGAAACTGAGCTACACCCAATTGATCGTTTCTGTCCTCCAACTGTACCGTGAGCTGCCGATTCTGCGAGTACGCGGTGTTCTCGCCATGTTGATTTTCACTGCCTTCAGCACCTTGTGGACGTCCATGGTTTTACCACTAAGCGCTCCGCCGCTTTCCCTCTCACATACGGCTATCGGAGCCTTTGGTCTCGCGGGAGCTGCTGGCGCATTGGCTGCTGCACGTGCTGGAAGACTGGCTGATCGGGGGTTTGGACAAAAGACGACGGGCGCCGCCCTGATCATATTGCTTATATCCTGGCTACCCATGGGCTATGTTCACCACTCCTTATGGCTGCTTGTCGCAGGGGTGATTATGCTGGACCTTGCCGTACAGGCCGTCCATGTCACGAACCAGAGCCTGATCTATGAAGTTCGCCCTGAAGCGCAGAGTCGCTTAACGGCCGCCTATATGATCTTTTATTCAATAGGCAGTGCGACAGGCTCCATTGCTTCCACTCAGGTGTATGCGTTGGCAGGTTGGACAGGTGTTTGCTGGTTGGGTGCAGGCGTTAGTGCGGCGGCACTTCTATTCTGGGCCTTTACCCTTAATCGAGTTTATTCCACACCACGATAA
- a CDS encoding HD-GYP domain-containing protein, producing MRIHIMNLQDGDRLTADTFSEAGLHVLGQGTVIKSEDITLLMQHRVDYVDIEPREEEITEAEFFAAAAKFASGASTSTKEEPPEEEMKSQFIQTVHNYQSAFLEALTVGKFNATMVDDALQPMVEGLDEQKDVVHLLMMLERDDVNNYTHSIQVGLLSFYLANWLGYSQKESYQISRGGYLHDIGKCRVSHRIRNKTEPLTADEQLELHRHTIYGHDIIKSSMTDEATALVALQHHELEDGTGYPMQLKKEEIHPYTQIVSVANIYIGMRSGNHGSSNPNLINNLRDIYAMGFGKLNEKPVQALMQHLLPNFIGKQVLLSNGERGVIVMNNTSDIFKPLIKVESEQYRDLSKERSIAINELLI from the coding sequence TTGAGAATCCATATTATGAACCTGCAAGATGGAGACCGGCTGACTGCGGATACATTCAGCGAAGCAGGATTACACGTTCTGGGTCAGGGTACTGTGATCAAAAGTGAAGATATCACCTTGCTGATGCAGCACCGCGTAGATTATGTGGATATTGAACCACGCGAGGAAGAGATCACGGAAGCGGAATTCTTTGCTGCTGCAGCAAAATTTGCATCTGGAGCAAGTACAAGCACCAAGGAAGAACCGCCTGAAGAAGAGATGAAGTCCCAATTTATACAAACTGTACATAATTATCAATCTGCTTTTCTCGAAGCGCTGACGGTAGGCAAGTTCAATGCTACGATGGTGGATGATGCACTTCAACCGATGGTGGAGGGATTGGATGAGCAAAAGGATGTTGTTCATCTTCTGATGATGCTGGAACGAGATGATGTCAACAACTACACGCATTCCATTCAGGTTGGATTGTTGTCATTTTACCTTGCCAACTGGCTTGGTTATTCTCAGAAAGAGAGTTACCAGATTAGTCGCGGCGGCTATCTTCACGATATCGGCAAATGCAGAGTATCCCACCGGATTCGTAACAAGACGGAACCGTTAACAGCTGATGAACAGCTCGAATTGCATCGCCACACCATCTATGGTCATGATATTATCAAAAGTTCCATGACGGATGAAGCTACTGCACTGGTAGCCCTTCAGCATCATGAACTGGAAGATGGCACCGGATATCCGATGCAGCTTAAGAAAGAAGAGATTCATCCATACACACAGATCGTATCTGTTGCTAACATCTACATCGGGATGAGATCCGGCAACCACGGAAGCAGCAATCCGAACCTGATCAACAATCTGCGGGATATCTATGCAATGGGATTCGGCAAATTAAACGAGAAGCCGGTTCAGGCGTTGATGCAGCATCTGCTTCCCAATTTTATTGGTAAACAAGTGCTCCTGAGCAACGGCGAGCGGGGCGTTATTGTCATGAACAATACTTCCGATATTTTCAAACCGTTAATCAAGGTGGAATCGGAACAATATCGTGACCTGTCCAAAGAACGCAGTATTGCCATTAATGAGTTGCTGATTTAA
- a CDS encoding TetR/AcrR family transcriptional regulator, whose product MVRQREFDTDKVLDAAMQIFWDKGFEATSLSDLTTAMGIQRPSLYAAFGDKKELFETALRRYTTLHAAQIRSRLQHTSSVREAFRALFEHIGAEGDVTQPRHGCFCINTMVELAPHDPKFAVLTREHQMYLAAIFQETIERGQESGELHVDLHANALANSLVVSMVGLTVMMKSEPDRSFVHHSIEVALSLLGH is encoded by the coding sequence GTGGTTAGACAACGGGAATTTGATACGGATAAGGTACTGGATGCAGCGATGCAGATTTTTTGGGATAAAGGATTTGAGGCGACATCTTTAAGTGACTTGACGACAGCCATGGGCATTCAGCGGCCGAGTCTGTATGCAGCCTTTGGGGATAAAAAGGAATTGTTTGAAACAGCGCTCCGTAGATATACGACTCTACATGCAGCTCAGATCAGATCCAGGCTTCAACATACATCTTCTGTAAGAGAAGCCTTCCGTGCATTGTTTGAACATATAGGAGCAGAAGGGGATGTGACACAGCCCCGTCATGGCTGTTTTTGCATTAATACGATGGTTGAACTGGCTCCACATGATCCTAAATTTGCGGTTCTTACCCGAGAGCATCAGATGTATCTGGCGGCTATTTTCCAGGAGACGATTGAACGGGGTCAAGAATCCGGTGAATTACACGTTGATCTTCATGCGAATGCACTCGCAAATTCTCTCGTTGTATCCATGGTTGGACTGACCGTAATGATGAAATCGGAGCCGGATCGTTCGTTTGTGCATCATAGTATCGAAGTTGCGCTATCATTGCTTGGGCATTAA
- a CDS encoding amidohydrolase — MSILIQQATILTMKDTDAPFKGDIRIVGDRIAEIALHIQPQPGDDIMDGKQKVAMPGLINAHQHTPMSLLRAFSDDLKLMDWLDRKMLPAEARMTPEDIYWGAQLSIAEMIRSGTTAYADMYIHMNEIAEAVTESGIRASLTRGMVFVEDDGGRRVQEAVDLVQRWSGKAEGRITTMYGPHSPYTCPVEPLQEVITMAVQENVPIHIHLAETKEEVVKIRERYRMTPTEYLEEAGMFEKAHVLLAHGVHLNRRDIGRLKGIRGGVAHNPVSNLKLGCGIAPITEMIAQGINVGLGTDGAGSATTVDMFEEIKAATWLQKLDYGDPTRLPAKAILRMATRGSAELLNIQHDVGVLEAGRKADLILIDLKKPHLQPVHELESLLAYSVNGADVDTTIVNGRVLMRDRQLLTIDEEELYREVNVRAKRIVEGI, encoded by the coding sequence ATGAGCATATTAATCCAGCAAGCCACCATCTTAACGATGAAAGACACCGATGCCCCCTTCAAGGGGGATATTCGCATTGTAGGCGACCGTATCGCAGAGATCGCTCTCCACATCCAGCCTCAACCGGGTGATGACATTATGGACGGTAAACAAAAAGTGGCCATGCCGGGCCTGATCAATGCTCACCAGCATACACCGATGAGTCTGTTACGAGCATTCTCTGATGATCTGAAGCTCATGGACTGGCTGGACCGCAAGATGCTGCCCGCAGAAGCGCGGATGACCCCGGAAGACATCTACTGGGGAGCCCAATTATCCATCGCCGAGATGATCCGATCAGGGACCACAGCTTACGCGGATATGTACATTCATATGAATGAGATCGCAGAAGCGGTAACGGAAAGTGGTATTCGGGCATCACTGACACGGGGAATGGTGTTCGTAGAGGATGATGGAGGACGCAGAGTACAGGAAGCCGTAGATTTGGTTCAACGATGGTCTGGTAAGGCTGAGGGCCGAATTACGACGATGTATGGACCGCATTCGCCCTATACTTGTCCGGTAGAACCTTTGCAGGAAGTAATTACGATGGCGGTACAGGAGAACGTGCCCATCCACATTCATCTGGCTGAGACAAAAGAAGAGGTCGTGAAGATTCGTGAACGCTATCGCATGACGCCAACCGAGTATTTGGAAGAGGCAGGCATGTTTGAAAAAGCACACGTATTGCTTGCCCATGGCGTACACCTGAATCGCAGGGATATTGGCAGATTGAAAGGCATACGTGGCGGCGTGGCGCACAATCCGGTCAGCAATCTGAAGCTGGGATGCGGAATTGCTCCGATCACCGAGATGATTGCACAGGGAATTAACGTGGGTCTTGGAACCGATGGAGCAGGAAGTGCGACAACCGTCGATATGTTTGAAGAGATCAAGGCTGCGACCTGGCTGCAGAAGCTGGATTATGGCGACCCCACCCGGTTGCCTGCAAAAGCTATTCTTCGGATGGCTACCCGCGGAAGTGCAGAACTCCTAAATATTCAGCACGATGTGGGTGTGCTGGAGGCAGGACGCAAGGCTGACCTGATCTTGATTGATCTGAAGAAACCACATTTGCAGCCTGTTCACGAACTGGAATCATTGCTCGCCTATAGCGTGAATGGTGCGGATGTGGATACCACGATTGTGAATGGTCGTGTGCTGATGAGAGACAGGCAGTTGCTGACCATTGATGAAGAAGAACTTTACCGTGAGGTGAACGTTAGGGCGAAGCGTATTGTTGAAGGGATTTAA
- a CDS encoding SRPBCC family protein, giving the protein MVTEITIYAPIERCFDYARDIDIHTRTVWKHTRERAIAGVTTGQIGQGDTVTFEASHFGIRQKLTSRIAEYNRPYLFVDQMEKGAFKSMRHEHSFSKMDEQMTCMRDTLRFEAPFGVLGWAAERIVLKRYMQAFLESRNLKLKALLEQ; this is encoded by the coding sequence GTGGTAACCGAGATAACCATATATGCCCCAATCGAGCGTTGTTTTGACTACGCACGGGATATTGATATTCATACAAGGACAGTGTGGAAACATACTCGTGAGCGGGCCATAGCAGGTGTTACAACAGGCCAAATTGGCCAAGGGGATACGGTGACTTTTGAGGCAAGCCATTTTGGAATAAGACAGAAGCTGACTTCCCGGATTGCCGAGTACAATCGACCTTATCTCTTTGTGGATCAGATGGAGAAAGGTGCTTTTAAGAGCATGCGACATGAGCACAGCTTCAGTAAAATGGATGAGCAGATGACTTGCATGAGAGACACGCTGAGATTTGAGGCGCCTTTTGGCGTTCTGGGTTGGGCCGCAGAGCGAATTGTACTCAAGAGGTATATGCAGGCTTTCCTGGAGAGCCGTAACCTAAAGCTTAAGGCTCTGCTTGAACAATAA
- a CDS encoding UbiD family decarboxylase translates to MKYRNMEDCINDLEQHGHLIRVKEEVDPHLEMAALHMKVHEAKGPALLFENVKGSKFQAVSNLFGTVERSKFMFRGTLEGVQRVMAVRGDPMKALKTPFQHISTGLAAWQALPKQKSISLPVTAQEIEISDLPLIKHWPMDGGAFVTLPQVYSEDPDKPGIMNSNLGMYRVQLSGNDYELNKEIGLHYQIHRGIGIHQAKAVKKGEPLKVSIFIGGPPAHTLSAVMPLPEGLSEMTFAGLLAGRRFRYSYKDGYCISNDADFVITGDIYPDETKPEGPFGDHLGYYSLTHPFPLMKVHKVYAKPNAIWPFTVVGRPPQEDTAFGDLIHEITGDAIKQEIPGVKEVHAVDAAGVHPLLFAIGSERYTPYQTVKQPTELLTIASRILGTGQLSLAKYLFITAEDQQPLDTHREVEFLTYILERMDLQRDIHFHTNTTIDTLDYSGTGLNSGSKVIFAAYGDKIRELCRDVPESLKNIRGYTNPQLVMPGIVAVQGAPFTTYADTEQEMKTFTDLLSEKGDLSSCPMIILCDDSSFLSANLSNFLWATFTRSNPSHDMYGVNSGYSYKHWGCDRIIIDARVKPHQAPPLIPDPAVEKRIERFFAQGASLSSIQI, encoded by the coding sequence ATGAAATATCGCAATATGGAAGATTGTATTAACGATCTGGAGCAGCACGGGCATTTGATTCGAGTGAAGGAAGAAGTGGACCCGCATCTGGAGATGGCAGCGTTACATATGAAAGTGCATGAGGCGAAAGGCCCGGCGCTGCTGTTCGAAAATGTGAAAGGTTCGAAGTTCCAGGCTGTTTCGAACCTGTTTGGCACCGTGGAACGAAGCAAATTCATGTTCCGTGGTACGCTTGAAGGCGTACAGCGAGTTATGGCGGTGCGTGGCGATCCCATGAAGGCACTCAAAACACCATTTCAGCATATCAGCACAGGTCTTGCCGCCTGGCAGGCTTTGCCCAAGCAGAAGTCGATCAGTCTGCCCGTAACTGCCCAAGAAATTGAAATATCCGATCTGCCATTGATCAAGCATTGGCCCATGGATGGGGGAGCGTTCGTTACGCTGCCTCAGGTGTATTCGGAAGATCCAGACAAACCAGGAATCATGAATTCCAATCTGGGCATGTACCGGGTACAGTTAAGTGGCAATGATTACGAATTGAACAAGGAAATTGGACTGCACTACCAGATTCATCGCGGGATCGGTATTCATCAGGCCAAGGCAGTCAAAAAGGGAGAACCTCTGAAAGTGAGCATCTTTATTGGCGGTCCACCGGCGCATACGCTCTCTGCGGTCATGCCTTTGCCGGAGGGACTCAGTGAAATGACTTTTGCCGGATTACTTGCCGGACGCCGCTTCCGTTACAGTTATAAGGATGGATATTGCATCAGCAATGACGCCGATTTTGTCATCACGGGGGATATCTACCCCGATGAGACAAAGCCGGAGGGACCGTTCGGAGACCATCTTGGATACTATAGTTTGACGCATCCGTTTCCGTTAATGAAAGTGCATAAAGTATACGCCAAGCCAAACGCGATCTGGCCATTTACTGTGGTGGGTCGTCCTCCGCAAGAGGATACGGCATTTGGGGATCTGATTCACGAAATTACGGGGGATGCCATCAAACAGGAGATTCCGGGGGTAAAAGAAGTCCATGCAGTTGATGCAGCAGGGGTTCATCCACTTCTGTTTGCAATTGGGAGTGAGCGTTATACTCCGTATCAGACCGTAAAACAGCCCACAGAGCTGCTGACGATTGCAAGTCGAATTCTCGGTACCGGCCAGCTCAGCTTGGCGAAATACCTGTTTATTACGGCAGAGGATCAGCAACCGCTGGATACGCATCGGGAAGTGGAATTCCTGACGTACATTCTGGAACGAATGGATCTGCAACGGGACATTCATTTCCATACCAATACAACGATTGATACGCTGGATTACTCCGGAACCGGATTGAATAGCGGCAGTAAGGTTATATTTGCAGCCTATGGAGACAAAATTCGGGAGCTGTGTAGAGACGTGCCGGAGTCACTAAAGAACATTCGAGGCTACACGAATCCACAGCTTGTGATGCCAGGAATTGTTGCCGTTCAGGGAGCGCCATTCACCACTTATGCGGATACAGAGCAAGAAATGAAGACATTCACGGATCTGCTGAGCGAAAAAGGAGATCTGTCCTCATGTCCAATGATCATCTTATGTGATGACAGCTCTTTCCTGAGTGCCAATCTGAGCAACTTCTTGTGGGCAACATTTACTCGCAGTAACCCGTCTCATGATATGTATGGGGTGAACAGCGGTTACAGTTATAAACATTGGGGCTGTGACCGGATCATCATTGATGCCAGAGTCAAGCCGCATCAGGCACCACCGCTTATTCCGGACCCCGCTGTTGAGAAACGTATTGAACGCTTTTTCGCGCAGGGAGCGAGTCTGAGCTCGATCCAAATATAA
- a CDS encoding ABC transporter ATP-binding protein/permease, producing MKILEVKNVKKSYTLYGKEKVPVLHGLNLSFETGEFVSILGESGCGKSTLMNIIGGMDSDYEGDVLVRGKNLSAMTEKEMDDYRKNNIGFVFQNFNLIPHLSVLENVTIAMQMTDTSEKERNKRAIDILTEVGLKDHLNKRPNQLSGGQKQRVSIARALSNNPDIILADEPTGALDKENGDQILALLDSIAQKGMLVITVTHSQKVADSGTRIVKVEEGRIKDDMYLKDPSLTIYQGDKDPSRSLGLLASFKMALKNMKLNAKRNVLVALGGSIGILSVLLMLSLGNGITSYMNNEINASMDPLLVDITKPSEESKDMRGPEALMATGQTFTDADIETIRNFPNVDHVQTITAVDGKSTLVYEEQTEGLTQLTTFTDAFDKEMITAGTLPEINQILLPQTTATKLSGNDQPESMIGKSIHLYINEMDANHKPIILEKEVIISGVYEATEQRTPMQQTPGYLPSQTLEQMYTDKGITIGPIQVNAYATDMKYVNDINTAAVDAGFSGSQTAKLMESITTYVNMATIVLSGIAGISLIVSGIMILVVLYISVVERTKEIGILRAIGARKKDIKRIFFSESALLGVFSGIIAVVFAVIISYVLNIFLDNAFGAKLINLSGYYIVFGIVVSTVISIIAGLMPSSKAAKLDPMESLRYE from the coding sequence ATGAAAATATTAGAAGTTAAAAATGTGAAGAAATCATACACGTTGTATGGTAAGGAAAAGGTTCCGGTGCTCCACGGTTTGAACCTAAGCTTTGAGACCGGGGAATTTGTCTCCATCCTTGGTGAATCTGGTTGTGGCAAATCGACCCTGATGAATATTATTGGTGGGATGGACTCCGATTATGAAGGGGATGTCCTTGTTCGCGGAAAGAATCTAAGTGCCATGACTGAAAAAGAAATGGATGATTATCGGAAGAATAACATTGGCTTTGTGTTTCAGAATTTCAATCTCATTCCACATTTATCTGTCTTGGAAAATGTTACAATTGCCATGCAAATGACGGATACAAGTGAGAAGGAACGTAATAAACGTGCCATAGATATTCTGACCGAGGTCGGACTGAAGGATCATCTGAACAAACGTCCCAACCAGCTGTCTGGTGGACAGAAGCAAAGGGTTTCCATAGCTCGCGCCTTATCCAATAATCCCGACATTATATTGGCTGATGAACCTACGGGTGCTCTGGATAAGGAAAATGGAGACCAAATCCTGGCATTGCTGGACAGCATAGCACAAAAAGGGATGTTGGTCATTACCGTAACCCACTCCCAGAAAGTGGCCGATTCCGGAACGCGTATTGTAAAAGTAGAAGAGGGACGGATTAAGGATGATATGTATTTAAAAGATCCTTCCTTAACGATCTACCAAGGTGATAAAGATCCTTCCCGAAGCCTGGGCCTGTTGGCGTCCTTCAAAATGGCTCTCAAGAATATGAAACTCAATGCCAAGCGTAATGTATTGGTAGCATTGGGTGGGTCCATAGGGATTTTAAGCGTACTTCTGATGCTCTCTTTAGGCAATGGAATCACGAGTTATATGAATAACGAGATTAATGCAAGTATGGACCCATTACTCGTGGACATCACTAAACCCAGTGAAGAATCCAAAGACATGCGCGGCCCGGAAGCCTTGATGGCAACAGGTCAGACGTTTACGGACGCAGATATTGAAACCATTCGTAATTTCCCGAATGTGGATCATGTGCAGACGATCACCGCTGTGGATGGAAAATCGACTCTGGTTTATGAAGAACAAACGGAGGGACTCACACAGTTAACAACGTTTACGGATGCTTTTGATAAAGAAATGATTACAGCAGGAACTTTACCCGAAATCAATCAAATCTTATTACCGCAGACAACGGCGACTAAACTCAGTGGAAATGACCAACCTGAATCTATGATAGGCAAGTCCATCCATCTATATATTAATGAAATGGATGCTAACCATAAACCGATCATATTAGAAAAAGAAGTTATCATCTCAGGGGTGTATGAAGCAACGGAACAAAGAACTCCAATGCAACAGACCCCAGGATATCTTCCATCACAGACACTTGAGCAAATGTATACGGACAAAGGGATTACCATTGGCCCGATTCAAGTTAATGCCTATGCCACCGATATGAAATATGTGAACGATATTAATACAGCTGCTGTGGATGCAGGTTTCTCTGGCTCCCAAACGGCAAAACTGATGGAGAGTATCACGACTTATGTGAACATGGCTACAATTGTTCTCTCAGGTATTGCAGGAATTTCATTAATCGTATCCGGTATCATGATATTGGTGGTGCTTTACATTAGTGTAGTGGAACGGACCAAGGAAATAGGAATTCTTCGAGCGATCGGGGCAAGAAAGAAAGATATCAAGCGAATATTCTTTTCCGAATCTGCCTTATTAGGTGTGTTCAGTGGTATCATTGCGGTAGTCTTTGCAGTAATCATTAGCTACGTGTTAAATATTTTCTTGGATAACGCTTTTGGAGCAAAACTGATTAATCTATCCGGATATTATATCGTGTTCGGAATCGTTGTAAGTACAGTGATTAGTATCATCGCTGGTTTGATGCCATCATCGAAGGCTGCCAAGCTGGATCCGATGGAATCTTTACGATATGAATAA